The following proteins come from a genomic window of Leptospira neocaledonica:
- the pgeF gene encoding peptidoglycan editing factor PgeF: protein MIDHRFFLEDKRSLRLLILGNKEAAGDPNDPNFIRERVAQASGVTGAEVFFMNQEHGTTILEANGSSGSDIPTGDALFTTEPKKILVVKTADCMPIFFWTGRPALVGVIHSGWKGTLAGITEKTLAHVQKKYGVDPELVHFYLGPYATGKHYEVGEDVASLFRKEVPNSLKALEEPGKFLLEQKTFLLHRIKSLGIQPFLETAGVCTMSPNSKFFSHRRGDTGRNLNCIWLE from the coding sequence ATGATCGATCATAGATTTTTTCTAGAAGATAAAAGAAGCCTGAGGCTTTTGATCCTGGGAAACAAAGAGGCTGCCGGCGATCCAAACGATCCCAATTTTATCCGGGAAAGGGTGGCCCAAGCATCCGGAGTCACGGGTGCAGAAGTATTTTTCATGAATCAGGAACATGGAACTACGATCCTGGAAGCAAACGGTTCCTCGGGCTCCGATATTCCTACAGGGGATGCATTATTCACTACCGAACCTAAAAAGATACTGGTCGTTAAAACGGCAGACTGTATGCCCATCTTCTTTTGGACGGGAAGGCCGGCTCTCGTAGGCGTAATCCATTCTGGTTGGAAAGGAACTCTCGCAGGAATTACCGAAAAAACTTTGGCCCATGTGCAAAAAAAATACGGAGTAGATCCAGAACTAGTTCATTTCTATTTGGGGCCTTATGCGACCGGCAAACATTACGAAGTCGGGGAAGATGTGGCTTCTCTTTTTCGAAAAGAGGTTCCGAATTCTCTAAAGGCATTGGAAGAGCCTGGAAAGTTTCTTTTAGAGCAAAAAACCTTCTTACTTCATAGAATCAAAAGTCTGGGGATCCAGCCCTTTTTGGAAACTGCAGGGGTTTGCACCATGTCTCCCAATTCTAAATTTTTCAGTCATAGAAGGGGAGATACAGGTAGGAATTTAAATTGTATCTGGTTGGAATAA
- a CDS encoding phosphoribosylanthranilate isomerase — MSQTPKVKICGIRKVDDLKVCVEEGADLIGINFVSSSPRLVSPKEAEILITYLYTSIPSFLRPKIVFLFYKSSTQYIEPLLKNLTHDYVQYVSDDSLAPGETSPLYQTRDSRILSYRVRGKVNDDSLHFLNSDLLILDSYKSNAGGGTGESFPWEQVSEVRRPYLLAGGLTPENVAKALSQTKAYGVDVASGVESSPGNKDQELIRNFIRNAKQFSYNGN; from the coding sequence ATGTCCCAAACCCCTAAAGTAAAAATCTGTGGAATCCGAAAAGTAGACGATCTGAAAGTCTGCGTAGAAGAAGGAGCCGATCTGATCGGGATCAATTTTGTTTCCTCCAGCCCAAGACTAGTCTCTCCCAAAGAAGCGGAGATATTGATCACCTATTTATACACTTCCATTCCATCATTTTTGCGTCCGAAAATCGTATTCCTTTTTTATAAATCTTCAACCCAATATATAGAACCACTTTTAAAAAATTTAACCCACGACTATGTCCAATACGTTAGCGATGACTCTTTGGCTCCGGGGGAAACTTCCCCACTTTACCAAACCAGGGATTCTAGAATTCTTTCGTATCGTGTTCGAGGAAAAGTAAACGATGACTCCTTACATTTCCTTAATTCCGATTTATTGATATTAGATAGTTATAAATCGAATGCTGGCGGAGGAACTGGAGAAAGTTTTCCTTGGGAACAGGTTTCCGAGGTTCGTCGACCTTATCTACTCGCTGGAGGTTTAACTCCTGAGAATGTTGCAAAGGCACTTTCCCAAACCAAGGCCTATGGAGTGGATGTAGCAAGCGGTGTGGAATCTTCTCCCGGAAATAAGGACCAGGAACTCATTCGGAATTTTATCAGAAATGCAAAACAATTCTCTTACAACGGAAACTAA
- the mutS gene encoding DNA mismatch repair protein MutS, which translates to MQNNSLTTETNSPDLTEALDTPMMRQYLEIKAKFPDSILFFRMGDFYEMFLEDAKIASAILDIALTKRQNSVPMCGIPFHSKDGYISRLLLAGKKIAVCEQSRPEDGNTKLMTRDVVRIITPGTVIEEHLLSGFQNNYLCVLVPKAALIFVGMADVSTGEVLHFAVPISRTHVLESEFVKFKPSEICVFSQDLERIRTWQNFGERELTVLDASKVGAENSNDPFQTVTKTLEYYIRENYRDGTLSLREPRILQTGSYLEMDRETILNLELIENEKEDKGHTLFSVLNFCSTAKGKRVLKQRILFPETDPAILKSRWEKQDIIKKIPLAHLTQALKDLGDLERILGRFRGNKAYPRDFKTVLSSIQTLDSLIGLLSPFGYPISKPDKLDTLKDYIEERIHTDELPVILGNGKFLKDGFDKNLDRAREAGSKGADWILELETEEKKKTGLSTLKIKYNKIVGYFIEISRVQAEQAPKEYLKKQTLVTSERFTTARLEEIERTILEADEIIQKVEKAEFEKMVQTVLEYSSELLLVSEEFGDLDFQISLLKAEEKFGWIRPELSEDSTLEMKSSRHPVVEASLPVGAKFTPNDVGLDGKENSIAILTGPNMAGKSTFMRQIAINQILFQIGGSVAAETAKLPILDKLFTRIGAGDNLNAGESTFYVEMKETANILKNCTSQSLLLFDEVGRGTSTYDGMSIAWAILESLSEMHPRPKTVFATHYHELTELSRLPGVWNLHMETVEKDDKVIFLRKVKPGKAKKSFGIYVAQLAGVPDSVVKRAAEILTDMESRKKEIRIQTREPSLFQDLSSPNSENQFWQDFKKEIADLPIDSMTPIEALKLLDDWQKRVSSRG; encoded by the coding sequence ATGCAAAACAATTCTCTTACAACGGAAACTAATTCTCCGGATCTGACAGAAGCCCTAGATACTCCTATGATGAGGCAGTATCTAGAGATCAAGGCTAAGTTCCCTGATTCTATCCTATTCTTCCGAATGGGAGATTTTTATGAGATGTTTCTGGAAGATGCAAAAATTGCCTCTGCAATTTTAGATATTGCACTTACCAAAAGACAAAACTCGGTTCCTATGTGCGGGATCCCATTTCATAGTAAGGACGGATATATTTCCAGATTACTATTAGCTGGAAAGAAGATAGCTGTTTGTGAACAATCTAGGCCCGAAGATGGAAATACAAAACTAATGACCAGGGACGTGGTGAGAATCATCACGCCCGGCACAGTCATCGAAGAACATTTACTTTCCGGTTTCCAAAACAATTATCTTTGCGTATTAGTCCCGAAAGCTGCATTAATCTTTGTGGGAATGGCAGACGTTTCTACGGGAGAAGTTTTACATTTTGCAGTTCCAATCTCCAGGACCCATGTATTGGAATCGGAGTTCGTAAAATTCAAACCAAGCGAGATTTGTGTATTCTCTCAAGACTTAGAACGGATCAGGACCTGGCAGAACTTCGGAGAAAGAGAATTAACCGTTTTAGATGCGTCCAAAGTCGGGGCCGAAAACTCCAATGACCCTTTCCAAACCGTTACCAAAACATTAGAATATTATATTAGAGAGAATTATAGGGACGGGACTCTCAGTTTAAGAGAACCTCGAATCTTACAAACAGGTTCTTATCTAGAGATGGATCGAGAAACCATCCTGAATCTGGAACTGATCGAAAACGAAAAAGAAGATAAGGGTCATACCCTATTTTCCGTTCTGAATTTTTGCAGCACAGCCAAAGGGAAAAGAGTTCTGAAACAAAGGATCTTATTTCCGGAAACAGATCCAGCCATTCTAAAATCCAGATGGGAAAAACAGGATATTATTAAAAAAATCCCTCTTGCCCATTTGACCCAGGCTCTTAAAGATCTGGGGGATTTAGAAAGAATCCTCGGCAGATTTAGGGGAAACAAGGCTTATCCTAGAGATTTTAAAACAGTTCTTTCTTCTATTCAAACATTGGATTCTCTAATCGGATTACTTTCTCCTTTCGGATATCCGATCTCCAAACCTGACAAATTAGATACATTAAAAGATTATATCGAAGAAAGGATCCATACGGACGAACTGCCCGTTATATTAGGAAATGGTAAATTTTTAAAAGACGGCTTTGATAAAAATTTAGATAGAGCCAGGGAAGCAGGTTCCAAAGGTGCGGACTGGATCTTAGAATTAGAAACGGAAGAAAAAAAGAAAACGGGCCTTTCGACTCTTAAGATTAAGTACAATAAGATCGTCGGTTATTTTATAGAGATCTCCCGTGTACAAGCAGAGCAGGCTCCTAAAGAATATCTCAAAAAACAAACCCTGGTTACCTCCGAAAGATTTACCACTGCCCGATTAGAAGAGATAGAAAGAACTATTTTAGAAGCGGATGAGATCATCCAAAAAGTGGAGAAGGCAGAATTTGAAAAAATGGTCCAAACCGTTTTGGAATATTCTTCCGAACTCCTGCTAGTCTCCGAAGAATTTGGAGACTTGGATTTCCAAATTTCACTCTTAAAGGCCGAGGAAAAATTCGGCTGGATCCGCCCCGAACTCAGCGAAGATTCCACTTTAGAAATGAAATCTTCCAGACATCCTGTGGTAGAAGCGAGTCTCCCGGTCGGTGCCAAATTCACTCCCAACGATGTGGGTTTGGATGGAAAAGAAAACTCAATCGCAATCTTAACAGGTCCGAATATGGCCGGTAAGTCCACATTCATGAGACAGATCGCAATCAACCAAATCTTATTCCAAATAGGAGGAAGTGTGGCCGCAGAAACTGCAAAACTTCCTATCTTGGACAAACTGTTCACTCGTATCGGAGCAGGAGACAATCTAAACGCAGGAGAGTCCACATTCTACGTGGAAATGAAAGAGACTGCGAATATTCTCAAAAACTGCACTTCTCAATCTTTATTACTTTTTGATGAAGTGGGAAGAGGAACTTCTACTTACGATGGAATGAGTATTGCTTGGGCGATTTTGGAATCTCTATCGGAGATGCACCCACGTCCCAAAACAGTTTTTGCCACCCACTACCATGAACTTACGGAACTCTCCAGGCTCCCGGGTGTTTGGAATCTTCATATGGAAACAGTGGAGAAAGACGATAAGGTAATCTTCTTAAGAAAAGTAAAACCTGGTAAGGCTAAAAAATCGTTCGGTATCTATGTTGCTCAGCTAGCAGGAGTTCCGGATTCTGTAGTGAAACGTGCCGCAGAAATTCTTACAGATATGGAGTCCAGGAAGAAGGAAATCCGCATCCAAACCAGGGAACCTTCTCTATTCCAGGATTTAAGTTCTCCAAATTCAGAGAATCAATTCTGGCAGGACTTCAAAAAAGAGATCGCGGATCTTCCGATCGATTCTATGACTCCGATCGAGGCTTTAAAACTATTAGATGATTGGCAAAAGAGAGTTAGTTCAAGAGGTTAA
- the serB gene encoding phosphoserine phosphatase SerB, whose product MILFFSPKNDSDPQRLSEALSDRFKQPVFIERKSEISKDYVCDVWRMDRSLSREELIYLRQELQRFRKIDLIQISSFLNNGALFCFDMDSTLIREEVIDELARYAGVYEEVAHVTKEAMEGNLNFQEALQKRCSYLKDLPVSVFDELYFKLHPNHGVPELFEGLKQKNAKTAVFSGGFTDILERFKQEYSIDEIRANYLDRTEDKLLGTVSGIVVDKNIKRDSLLELQSRFQLGRENIVAVGDGANDQLMLEASGIGIGFHAKEGLKSNISNWIDFASMDVLLYLFED is encoded by the coding sequence GTGATCTTATTTTTTAGTCCTAAAAACGATTCGGATCCTCAAAGATTATCCGAAGCACTTTCAGATCGATTCAAACAACCTGTTTTTATAGAAAGAAAATCAGAAATTTCCAAAGATTATGTATGTGATGTTTGGAGAATGGATCGTTCACTTTCGAGAGAAGAATTAATCTATCTCAGACAAGAATTACAAAGATTCCGTAAAATAGATCTGATCCAAATCTCCTCCTTTTTAAACAACGGCGCGTTATTCTGTTTCGATATGGATTCCACTTTAATTCGAGAAGAAGTCATAGACGAACTAGCAAGATATGCTGGCGTTTATGAAGAAGTAGCACATGTGACCAAGGAAGCCATGGAAGGAAATCTAAACTTCCAAGAGGCTCTCCAAAAAAGATGCTCTTATCTGAAAGACCTTCCTGTTTCCGTTTTCGACGAATTGTATTTTAAATTACATCCGAACCATGGTGTTCCTGAATTATTCGAGGGATTAAAACAGAAAAACGCGAAAACCGCAGTCTTCAGCGGCGGCTTTACAGATATATTAGAAAGGTTTAAACAAGAATATTCCATAGATGAGATCCGTGCGAATTATCTGGACAGAACGGAAGATAAACTTTTAGGAACTGTATCCGGAATTGTAGTGGATAAAAATATCAAAAGAGATTCTCTTTTAGAGCTACAATCTCGCTTTCAATTGGGAAGAGAAAATATCGTAGCTGTAGGTGATGGTGCAAACGATCAACTAATGTTAGAAGCTTCCGGTATCGGTATAGGATTTCATGCGAAAGAAGGTCTCAAGTCCAATATTTCTAATTGGATAGACTTTGCATCTATGGACGTTCTTCTGTATTTGTTTGAAGATTAA
- a CDS encoding GDSL-type esterase/lipase family protein, with protein sequence MKVLGICFFLLSLITCSVFQTRTIYDYYNPDFKCVDKIGVRDAGEWEKYQKLYLEAVQIYSKENEKLKKANIVFVGNSLIAAIPPDLIQTDFPGSVNRGIAGDMTELLLNRLDSTVLNLKPSTIILEIGGNDIRDGKCLDYIEGIHRQLIQKIRTSLPNTRILILGIPPVLSRNVNSVSPVVNVWLLRIANENPNVQFLDIWSEFRQKEIPFIKEELAFSHDGKKDPIHINRDAYIIWLRKIKSLVR encoded by the coding sequence ATGAAGGTATTAGGGATTTGTTTTTTTCTTCTTTCCCTAATCACTTGTTCTGTTTTCCAAACCAGGACAATCTACGACTATTATAATCCTGATTTCAAATGTGTGGACAAGATTGGTGTCCGGGACGCCGGCGAATGGGAAAAATACCAGAAATTGTATCTAGAAGCTGTTCAGATCTACAGCAAAGAGAACGAAAAATTAAAAAAAGCGAATATAGTTTTTGTAGGAAATAGCCTGATCGCGGCAATTCCTCCTGATCTGATCCAAACAGATTTTCCGGGTTCCGTGAATCGTGGGATCGCAGGGGATATGACCGAACTTCTTCTGAATCGTTTGGACTCGACAGTATTGAACTTAAAACCTTCTACCATTATCCTGGAGATTGGTGGAAACGATATCCGGGACGGTAAATGCCTGGATTATATAGAAGGTATTCATAGACAGTTGATCCAAAAGATCAGAACCAGCCTGCCAAATACCAGAATCCTGATCCTAGGAATCCCGCCGGTTTTGAGCCGAAATGTGAATTCTGTATCTCCTGTAGTAAATGTTTGGCTTTTACGGATCGCAAATGAGAACCCAAATGTGCAGTTTTTAGATATTTGGTCTGAGTTTAGACAAAAAGAGATCCCTTTTATCAAAGAAGAATTGGCCTTTTCTCATGATGGTAAAAAAGATCCGATCCATATCAATAGAGATGCCTATATCATCTGGCTTCGCAAAATCAAATCTCTCGTTCGATAA
- the bioB gene encoding biotin synthase BioB, which translates to MKLSLETPQVTEEKVFSEVPSIIDREETHAILSGQIPLTEALDKAYKAREKYFGKTVRIHVLDNIKNGHCPEDCGYCAQRKNAGSGVQEYSMKSPEEIFQDAVQAKENGAYRFCMVTAGTGPNSLATEKLAFTIEKISKELGLKVCLSAGLLDREKAERLKAAGLDRYNHNLNTSKAHYPEICDTHTYEQRVETITHLMKAGVGMCSGVIVGMGESLWDLTDVIYEIKNLKVISIPVNFFIPVAGHAIKNPQSLTPEFCLRTLIAFRLVNPDSEVRIAAGREGHLRGLQGMALYAANSLFASGYLNVKGSDAADTIRMILDSGFYPEFSSGMGEEIDWESALGKDHPYAPENFPELYKYRKSLK; encoded by the coding sequence ATGAAACTTAGTCTAGAAACTCCCCAAGTTACCGAAGAGAAAGTATTTTCAGAGGTGCCAAGCATTATAGATCGGGAGGAAACACATGCCATTCTAAGTGGCCAGATCCCTTTGACTGAAGCTTTGGACAAGGCGTACAAGGCCCGGGAAAAATACTTCGGTAAAACGGTTCGGATCCACGTTCTAGACAATATTAAGAACGGACATTGTCCGGAAGACTGCGGTTACTGCGCCCAAAGAAAGAATGCAGGCTCTGGAGTCCAAGAATACTCCATGAAATCTCCTGAGGAGATTTTCCAGGACGCAGTCCAAGCAAAGGAGAACGGTGCGTACCGTTTCTGTATGGTCACTGCAGGAACAGGGCCGAATTCCTTGGCCACAGAAAAACTGGCATTCACCATTGAGAAGATCAGCAAAGAGTTAGGCCTGAAAGTATGTTTGTCCGCGGGTCTATTGGACAGAGAAAAAGCCGAACGTTTGAAGGCAGCCGGACTAGACAGATACAATCATAATCTCAATACTTCTAAGGCACACTATCCCGAAATCTGTGACACACATACCTACGAACAAAGAGTGGAAACCATTACACATTTGATGAAAGCAGGTGTTGGAATGTGTTCCGGTGTGATCGTTGGAATGGGAGAATCTCTTTGGGATCTAACAGATGTTATCTACGAGATTAAAAATCTAAAAGTGATCTCAATCCCTGTGAATTTTTTCATCCCGGTTGCAGGACATGCGATTAAAAATCCTCAAAGTTTGACCCCTGAATTCTGCCTCAGAACGCTTATTGCGTTTCGTTTAGTGAATCCAGATTCAGAAGTCCGTATTGCGGCAGGAAGAGAAGGGCATCTCAGAGGATTGCAAGGAATGGCTTTATACGCCGCGAATTCCTTGTTTGCAAGCGGGTATTTGAACGTAAAAGGTTCCGATGCAGCCGACACGATTCGAATGATTTTGGACTCAGGTTTTTATCCTGAATTTTCTTCCGGTATGGGAGAAGAAATCGATTGGGAATCCGCTCTCGGAAAAGACCATCCATATGCTCCCGAAAATTTCCCGGAACTTTATAAATATCGGAAATCCTTGAAATAG